The DNA window GCAATACAATCTGTGAATTTTCTTTATCGTTTATGATTGAAATATTTGATTGAATTGCATTAATGGCAGCATCAAAACATTCAACAGCACTATTGTATTTACCAATGTTATTATACAATAAACCAAGTAAATTATTCGTATAAGAAAATAATAAGTAATCACTTGTATTAGAAAGCGATTGACTTAATTTACTTAAATAAAGATATCTGATTTTTACATTTCCATTGAGCTTTAAACTATCATTAATATTTCGAACATACTCCTTCCTTATTTCAAATGAATTGGAAGTCGGTAAATTAGAAATAAGGGTATTAATAGCATGCTGTTCTTGCGTGAATAAATTAAAGCATAAAAAACTAAGTAATAAAACCAGATTAATTCTCTTGTAAATAATTGTTTTCATACTAAATTTTTATTGCTACCATGGTGATATCATCCGTTTGTTCGTGTGAACCTTGCCATTCTGCCAGCTCAGATTTGAAATAATTACTCTGTTCATTCAATGGTCTTGATTTTACATCTTCAATTAGTTGTCTTACTTTGGCAATGGTAAGCTTCTTTTGATTTGGTCCGCCAAACTGATCAGTTAAACCATCAGTAAACAAATAAAACACAGTTTCCTTTTGATATGGTATAGTATGACTTGTGAAAGGAGTCGAGTTTTCAGAAACACCTACAGGTTTACGATCAGGCTTTAATTCATTCAAAAATTTATCCTGCACATATATTAAACGATTATTCGCCCCGGTCCATTGTATTTGCTTATTGGCTAAATCTATCTTAAGTAAAGATATGTCCATTCCGTCTTTAATTTGATTATCCGATTTATTAAAATTGGAGATTACAATGTCTTTTACGGCATCTAAAATAGAACCCGTGTTATTAAGATTTAATTCAAAAATAGCTTTCTGAAGTGCATTATAACACGCAATGGATAGCATGGCTCCGGGAACACCATGACCCGTACAATCTGCAGCAGCGATAAAAACATCTTGTCCCTTCTTTTCAAAAAAATAAAAATCGCCGCTCACAATATCCTTTGGTTTAAACAAAATAAAACATTCACTAAAAACTTCTTTGAATACAGTTTCAGAAGGTAAAATAGCGCCTTGCAATCGGCTTGCATAATTTATGCTATCCGTAATTTCCTTGTTTTTTAATTCTACAATTTCTTTCTGTTCTTCAATAATTTTCTTTTGTTTAGAAGTTACTTTAAATCTTGAATAAATCAATCCAAGCACTAAAAAAGTCAGAACCAACGCAAGGATTAAGAAATACGATTGATTCTTTTTCTGAGATATTTTTAAATCTTTCAATCTTATTTCTTCCTGATTTTTTAAACTATCGGCCAAATGTATTTTATCAAAATCATTTTTTAATTCCAGACGGGAAATGTTATCCGACTCACTCCGTTTATCTAAAGTATCTTTTACAACGTTTAATAACTTAATGTATTTCAATTCGTTTTTTACATCTCCGGTTTTGGCGTACAGATTTGATAAATTTGTATAGGTAACTCGATTATCGGCGGTAAATTCACTTTTATTCAAAAACGACTCAGCCAGTTTTGCCATTTCTAATGCTTTCGCGTTATTATTGGTTCTTTGATAAAAATCGCAAAGATTATTATAAGCGTCAACCATATCTGATTGGTTTCCGTGCCTTAATTTGAGATCTTTTGCTTTTGTAAAATAGTAAAAGGCACTATCCACTTTATTCTGCTCCATATAAACACTCGCGTAATTATTGTATATATAAGCAATGCTGATTGTATCTTTTTGTTTATGCCATAAATTCAGAGCCAAATCGAAATAAATTTTCCCATATAAATAATCTTTTTTGGAAGCATAAATAATCCCAAGATTATTGTAAAGATTCGCAAGTTTACCTTCCGTTTCAGGCTTTATATCCTTAATCTTTTTATAATCCTCAATAGCTTTTTTATAATAATCTAAGGCTTTCTCCAAATTACCCATGTAATAATATGTATTACCGATATTGGCACGAGCCGAATTAACGCCTGAATAAGAATTTTCGGCTTCAAAAAGTTTAATGGCATTTTGAAATGCCTCCAAAGCCCGATAATAATTACCGGTTTCTAAATAAAGGTTTCCGTAAGATATATCAATAACAGCGATGAGCCGCGGTGAATTAATTTCAACTGCCTTAATTCGTAAATTTTCAAGATAGTTAAATTGTAGCTTGAGGTTTCCCTTACGGAATAAACTATCATTTATTTCAATGTGTCGATCTTGCTGTTGTTCAAAAACCGATTTTGAAATTACATTTTCACTTAATTTACTTACTTCCTCTTGAGCTCTAATACTCAGAGAAATAAGAGATAACACGAATGATAAATACCAAAATTTCCCTATCGATTTCCAATATAACACAGTACTAATTTAACCATTTTTCTTAATTATCAACATTGCAAATTCAAGGCTGTTTATTTATTAAATTTAGGCTATGGAAGAGAATTATATTATCCGACAGGCCACCTTTAACCCTAAGGTTAAAACATACATATTTATCGTAGTTATGTTTTATCTTATTGTTAGTTTCATTGGTCTGGTTGTTTTGCCTTTTTGGATTTTCGGATTAGGTCAGTGGTTAAGCAATAAATTCTTTAACACCTTGAAATGTGAATTAGGTAATAAGCATTTAAAATTTTCAAAAGGATTTATCTTACACATCGAAAAAACTATTCCATTAGAAAACATTCAGGATCTCTCCTTCATTGGCGGCCCTATCCTTCGCTCATTTGGCTTAACCATGATAAAAGTGGAAACAGCGGGTGGTGGCGGTGCGCATCAATCCAACATGATGAGCATGATTGGTATTGAAAATGCAGAAGAATTTAAAAATCTTATTTTATCACAACGTGAAAAAGTGATTAAAGAGAAAACTAGCGGCAACACAACTACAGTTAACACTTCATCGGCTTCTTCAGATTCTATTTTAATAGATATAAAGAATGAATTGACTCAGATCAAGCAAATTCTTGCCTCAAAAAACTTATAATTCAACATTCATAATTACACACCATGTTCTTAATATTTGATACAGAAACAACAGGCTTACCAAAAAACTATAATGCGCCATTAAGCGATTCTGATAATTGGCCGCGAATGGTTCAAATAGCTTGGCAATTGCACGACGACAAAGGGAATTTATTAAATCACGCTTCTATTATCATAAAGCCTGAAGGGTATACCATTCCGTTCAATGCGGAGCAGGTACACGGAATATCTACCGCACGCGCTAATGCGGAAGGTCAGGATTTAAAAACAGTTCTTGAACAATTTATTGAGATTGTTAACCAATGTAAATATCTATGCGGACACAACATTGAATTTGATATCAATATTATTGGTGCCGAATTCTTACGTAAAGGCTTACCTAATGTTTTTGAAGGTAAACCTAGCATTGATACAAAAAACGATGAAACTACTGAGTTCTGCGCCATTCCGGGTGGTAAAGGCGGGAAATTTAAATGGCCTACACTAACAGAATTATATTCCAAACTATTTAACGATAGTTTTGCAGAAGCGCATAATGCGGCATTCGACGTACAGGCTACAGCGAAAGCATTCTTCGAAATCATCAAACGTGGTATCATTAAAATCAAAGACGTTACTGATGCTTCCTCTGTTAATTATGTTTCTCCTGATTTATCGGATTTACTTGCCAATGAATTAAAATTAAAAGAGCAAAAAACAAAGACTGAAGAAAAAGTAAATCAGAATGATTCTTCCGCTGCTGATTTAAAGAATATTTCCTTTACCCATCTTCACAACCACTCTCAGTTCTCGGTATTGCAAAGTACAAGTGATGTGGCGGATTTGGTAAAAAAGGCGGCAGAATATAATATGCCTGCCATTGCACTTACTGATCATGGAAATATGTATGGTGCTTTTACTTTCTGGCAATCGGTAGATAAGCAAAACAAAGGCATAAAAGCACACAATGAAGCCATTGATAAAGGTGAAAAGCAAGGCGAAAAGAAGAAGGAAATTAAATGCATTATTGGTTGCGAATTATATGTAACCAAAAACCATACTGATAAATCGAAACAAGATAACGGTTTCGCTATACCATTTCTGGCAAAAAACAAACTCGGTTACGAGAATCTTTCTAAGTTAAGTTCTATCGGATTTGTTCATGGATTTTATTACGTACCGCGTATTGATAAAGATGTTCTGGTTCAACATAAAGAAGGTTTGATAGTAACAACCGGCGGACTTATGGGTGAGGTACCTTCTCTCATTTTGAACGTAGGTGAATCCCAAGCAGAAGAAGCGTTTTTATGGTATAAAGAACAATTTGGTGACGATTTTTATGTCGAGTTAAACCGCCATAATTTACCCGATGAGAACCATGTTAACGACGTTTTATTACAGTTTGCAAAAAAACATAACGTAAAGTGCATTGCGGCTAATAACAATTATTACATTGATAAAAAAGGTTCCGAAGCGCATGATATTTTGTTGTGTGTAAAGGATGGTGAATTAAAAGAAACACCTGTTGGTCGCGGTAGAGGTTTCCGTTTTGGAATGCCGAATAATGAATTCTATTTTAAATCACCTAAGGAAATGGCTGACTTATTCAGTGATTTACCGGAAGCTCTCACAAATACACAGGAAGTCGTTGACAAAATAGAATCCTTTAAATTAGGTCGTGATGTACTCCTTCCTAAATTTCCATTACCGAAGGAATTTGAAGATCCGCGTGATTTAGACCCGAATGATGAGGGAAAAGGAAAACGTGGTGAAAATGCCTATTTAAAACACTTAACCTATGAAGGTGCTAAAAAACGATATCCGGATTTAACACCGGAGATTAAAGACCGTTTGGATTTCGAATTAAGTGTAATGGAACGTATGGGTTTTCCCGGTTACTTCTTAATCGTTTCTGATTTTACCACCAAAGCCCGCGAAATGGGTGTTTCTGTTGGTCCTGGTCGTGGTAGTGCCGCCGGCTCTGCAGTAGCTTATTGTTTAGGAATTACCAATGTCGATCCTATTAAATACGATCTCCTCTTTGAGCGTTTCTTAAATCCTGACCGTATTAGCATGCCCGATATAGATATTGATTTTGATGACGAGGGCCGCGATAAAGTGATTGATTATGTAATCGATAAATACGGATTTAATCAAGTTGCACAGATTATTACTTATGGAACAATGGGAGGAAAATCCGCCATCCGTGATACAGCGCGTGTTTTAAATTTACCATTGCCTGACGCCGATAAATTGGCAAAATCATTTCCGGATAGTCTGGAAGCAGAATTGAAAGCTTTATTAAAGCCGGGAGGAATTGATGAAAAATACTTAGAGAAAGTAAAAGATCGTCGTGAGGTTGTAGAACAGTCGATTAACTTCCGTAAACTATCTGAGGAGAATACACCGGAGGCGAAAGTATTACAGCAAGCTTATGAATTAGAAGGCTCTTTACGAAATACCGGTATACACGCTTGCGGGGTAATCATTACACCGGATGAATTAACAAAATATGTTCCGGTAACGAAAGCTAAAGACAGCGATATGCTGGTAACGCAATTCGATAACTCGGTAGCTGAATCAGCAGGTTTATTGAAAATGGACTTCCTTGGATTGAGAACCTTAACCATCATTAAAGATGCGCTGGCTCTCATCAAAAAAGGGAAAGGAATAGATATCGATATCGACGCAATTCCTCTGGATGATTTAAAAACATTAGAATTATTTCAACGCGGTGAAACCAACGGTATTTTTCAGTTTGAAAGTGCCGGTATGCAAAAATATTTAAAGGACTTAAAGCCCGACAGTATTAACGACTTGATTGCGATGAACGCCTTGTATCGTCCGGGTCCATTAGCTTATATTCCAAACTATGTTAATCGTAAACATGGTAGAGAGCCTATCACGTATGATTTAGAGGGAATGGATGAATTTCTGAAAGAGACATACGGAATCACGGTATATCAGGAGCAGGTTATGCGATTGAGTCAGAAATTGGCCAATTTTACCAAAGGTGATGCGGATACACTTCGTAAAGCCATGGGTAAAAAGCAGAAGGATGTTCTTGATAAAATGAAGAGCAAGTATTTGGATGGATGTAAAGCTAACGGTCATGATACCACGGTTGCAGAAAAAGTGTGGAAAGACTGGGAAGCATTTGCGAGTTATGCTTTTAATAAATCTCACTCTACTTGCTATGCTTATTTAGCCTTTCAAACAGCCTATTTAAAAGCCCACTACCCGTCTGAATTCATGGCATCTGTGTTAAATCATTCCGGAGCCATTGAAAAGATTACCTTCTTTATGGAAGAATGTAAACGAATGGGCATAAAAGTTTTGGGTCCCGATGTAAATGAAGGTTTTGGTAAGTTTAGTGTGAATCCAAATGGGGATGTTCGTTTTGGAATGGCCAGTATCAAAGGTGTTGGCGAAAATGTAATTAATACTTTAGTGACGGAACGCGAAGCCAATGGTAAATTTACCTCTGTATTTGATTTAGCCAAACGACTCGACAGCAAAGCCATCAATAAAAAATCGATTGAAGGTTTAGCGCTGGCAGGAGCTATGGATAGTTTTGAAGGCGTACACAGAGCTATGTTCTTCGTACCTGAAGGAGGAGACGGCACTACCCTCACCGACCGTATGATTAAATACGGTAATCAAATGAACAACGGCACTGATACATCACAAGCCAGTTTATTTGGAGGCGAAGATGAAATTGAAATTACAGAACCTCAATTGCCGAAAGTAGAACCGTGGAATTCATTAGAACAATTGGCACGTGAAAAGGAAGTGGTAGGATTTTTTATTTCCGGACATCCGCTCGATCCTTACAAATTAGAGATAGAACATTTATGTAAAGCGAATTGCGCTCAGTTGAAAGCAGGATTAGAACCTTTCAAAAATAAAGAAGTAACCATTGCAGGAATTGTTGTTAATACAGAAACCCGTACATCAAAAACCGGTAATCAGTTTGGTAAAATTGTAATAGAAGATTACCACGGCGCTTTTGATATTATGTTATTTGGAAAAGACTTTGTTGAGTATTCTAAATTCATGGTGCCTCAATTATTTATTTTTGTTAAAGCACGTGTTCAGGAACGTTACAATCAACCCGGAAGTTTAGAGCTGAAAGTTCAGAAAATAGAATTACTGGATGAAATCAAACAAAAAGCCTTTAGCCATCTTAAATTAAAAATTGACGTTAATAATTTAACCGACGAATTAATCAGCAGTCTTGAAAATTTATTCCGACAATTTGAAGGAAAATCGAATGTTGAATTTTATGTGGAAGACCCTAATGAAAACATTAGCATTAAGCTTCATTCTAAAGGATATAAAGTAGCTATTAGCAACGATTTAATGTTTGAACTGGAACGAATGGGCAATGTGGCTTGCGAATTAAATTAACTTTTTTACTTAAAAACAATTTATTATATTTGATTAAACACAAAACATCTATGAAATCAAAGATTAGTCTATTTCTGGCATTAGCATTAACAGCTTTTGCTATGGTTGAATGTAAAAAGAAAACAGAAGAACCGGAACCGGAGCCGGAACCAACTCCAACTGCAGGAATTAGTACCTTAGCCGATTTATTCGCAACCAATGGTTCTCCATTTGTGAATTTTACGGTAAGCGCCACCGCTCCTAGCACCATCACCTCTAATGATGTTACGATTGAGTTTCCTGCCAATGCATTTCAAACAAGCACCAGCGGCACCGTTACCGGTAATGTTGTTATTAGTGTAAAAACTATCCTTACAAAGGATCAAATAATTTTAACCGGCGCTCAAGCTAATTCTACAAATTCACGTTTAGTAACAACTAAAGGGTGTGTAAAATTAACCGCTTCACAAAACAGTCAGTCGTTACGTTTAAGTCCGGCTAGCGGTACAGTTTTTGTAAGTTTACCTGATGGACCAGTAACTCCACAAACAACAAAGAAATATTACGTTAGTAAATTATCTGTTACTGATTCTACAAAAGTGTGGGCTATGGAAGCAGATACAAACAATGTTCAAGCGGTTTGGAGCCCAACTCTAGGCAAATATGTTCACCGTGCTGGATTAGATTCACTTAAATGGTTAAACGTTGGTAAACAATGGGACACAACCGGTTTAAAAGTACCGATGGTAGCCACTGTTAATTCTAGTATGTTTAACAAGAATAATTGCGCTGTTTATGTATCATTTAATGGAAGCTTAACAATTGGTGCGATGTATGAAATCAGTCCGGGCGTTTACCGTATTTCTAATATGCCAAATGGTAAAGGAGTTCATATCGTAGGTGTATCTGTGATCGACGGACAGTACTACTCTGCTATTATGTCAACCGCTGTAAGTTCGGGTACATTTGGATTAAACATGCAGCCAATATCTTTTACTCAATTAGCAACTGACTTAAAGAATTTGCCATAAAATATTTCATTTCAAGTTAAAAGGCTGCTTCTTTAAGCGGCCTTTTTTTATTATTTTTACCCTATTCTATGAGACAAAAAAGGAATTCTATATTTCTATTTTTAACGGTATTGATTTCCTTTGCTTTCATTCTCTCCTGTACGCAAAAGTCAGAACAGAATACTGTTAACAGCGATCAACAGCTGTCATTAAACAAAGAATTTCTTAACCTGCTTCATGATACCACAAGGGTTAATCCATTAGTAGATAGCCTTAGAAGTTTTATTCTTAATAGTGAAACTGAAAAGCAAATGGAGTTAATTTCTGAGTTAGCAGAAACATGGCGACCTCATACTTATAGTATAGCTTCGGAACTATTATCTCAAAGTAAAAAACTAAACAAGTTACATCATCAGGCATCAGCTAATGCCAAATTTGGAATTTACTATGCGCGTAAATATAATTTCGACTCCGCACATTATTTTTTAAATGAAACTGAAAAAATCGCTAATGAAATAAACTCCGATGCTTTAAGAGCCGAAGCCCAATCCTGGCGGGCTGAAATACTCCGAATGAACGGACTCAACGACAGCGTTATTATCGGCCAGGATATGGCCATTATCATGGCAAAAAAAGCCAATGATAAAAAGAGACTAGCCTTCTGTAATATTTCAAAAGGTGAGGCTTTTCGTTTTACAGGACAATCTGATAAAGCAATAGAGTGTTATGAAAATGCTATCGCTTATGCTCAAGAAATTAACGATGTAACAAAAATAACTATTTGCTATAACAGCTTAGGAGAAGTATACCGTATACAAAGTAATTTTCCTGAAGCCCTCAATTATTATAACAAGGCATTGGCATTGGCAAAGCAAATGGGAAATAAAAATCAAATTGCTTTTTGTTTGAGTTGTATGGGGGATATATTTAGTGCACAAAAGGAAATTTCTAAAGCTTTAAAATATTATAACGACTCTTATGAAATTGCAGTTGAATTAGGCGCAAAAGTACAACAGTGTAACATTTTAAGTAGTATGTCATTGGCGTACGATCAGCAAAAGGATTATACTAAAGCATTAGAATACATTGAGAAGTCAAATAAACTGGCCGAAGAAATTGGTTACGTTGATAAATTAGCCTTTGGTTATGTCGCTAAAGGAAATATTTTGGTGAGTAAGGGTAAATACAATGAAGCCATCACTAGCACCAAAATGGCCATTGAAATTACTGAGGAAACCGGAAACACATCTCTATTAACCAAATGTTATAATCAACTCGCACAAATACATATTCTTTTAAAAGAATATAACCAAGCCAAAGAACTAAGTCAGAAGTGTATCAAAATTGCCTATGAAAACGGAATAATTGAGGATATAAAAAACTCAGCAAGTGTTTTATCTGAAGTTTTTAGAGAGCAAGGCAATCATAAAGAAGCTTTTGAAATGCTTAAAACCTTTATCAAAATGCGCGATTCCGTGAATAACGAGGAAAACGTAAAACGTATGGCGGCCATCGAGTATCAGGCAAAGGAAGATGGATTAAAAGCAGAACAAAAAGCTAAAGAACTCTCATTTAAAGCTGAACAAGAAAAGAAAGAAACAGAATTAAAACGACAAAAAACAATTCGCTATGCATTCACGATTGGTTTTATTCTGGTTTTGCTTTTAGTAGGAGTTGTTTATCGCAGTTTACAACAAAACAAAAAACAAAATAAAATCATCGTCGCGCAAAAGCAAGAAGTTGAACATCAAAAAGAGTTGGTTGAAGAAAAAAACAAAGAAATCACTGATAGTATAACCTACGCCAAACGTTTACAGGATGCTATTATGCCCCCTTTGAGAATGGTTAAGCAACATTTTCCGGAAAGTTTTATTTTATATAAACCTAAAGATATTATTGCGGGTGATTTTTATTGGATGGAAGCAATTGATAA is part of the Bacteroidota bacterium genome and encodes:
- a CDS encoding tetratricopeptide repeat protein; its protein translation is MLYWKSIGKFWYLSFVLSLISLSIRAQEEVSKLSENVISKSVFEQQQDRHIEINDSLFRKGNLKLQFNYLENLRIKAVEINSPRLIAVIDISYGNLYLETGNYYRALEAFQNAIKLFEAENSYSGVNSARANIGNTYYYMGNLEKALDYYKKAIEDYKKIKDIKPETEGKLANLYNNLGIIYASKKDYLYGKIYFDLALNLWHKQKDTISIAYIYNNYASVYMEQNKVDSAFYYFTKAKDLKLRHGNQSDMVDAYNNLCDFYQRTNNNAKALEMAKLAESFLNKSEFTADNRVTYTNLSNLYAKTGDVKNELKYIKLLNVVKDTLDKRSESDNISRLELKNDFDKIHLADSLKNQEEIRLKDLKISQKKNQSYFLILALVLTFLVLGLIYSRFKVTSKQKKIIEEQKEIVELKNKEITDSINYASRLQGAILPSETVFKEVFSECFILFKPKDIVSGDFYFFEKKGQDVFIAAADCTGHGVPGAMLSIACYNALQKAIFELNLNNTGSILDAVKDIVISNFNKSDNQIKDGMDISLLKIDLANKQIQWTGANNRLIYVQDKFLNELKPDRKPVGVSENSTPFTSHTIPYQKETVFYLFTDGLTDQFGGPNQKKLTIAKVRQLIEDVKSRPLNEQSNYFKSELAEWQGSHEQTDDITMVAIKI
- a CDS encoding PH domain-containing protein, which codes for MEENYIIRQATFNPKVKTYIFIVVMFYLIVSFIGLVVLPFWIFGLGQWLSNKFFNTLKCELGNKHLKFSKGFILHIEKTIPLENIQDLSFIGGPILRSFGLTMIKVETAGGGGAHQSNMMSMIGIENAEEFKNLILSQREKVIKEKTSGNTTTVNTSSASSDSILIDIKNELTQIKQILASKNL
- the dnaE gene encoding DNA polymerase III subunit alpha, producing the protein MFLIFDTETTGLPKNYNAPLSDSDNWPRMVQIAWQLHDDKGNLLNHASIIIKPEGYTIPFNAEQVHGISTARANAEGQDLKTVLEQFIEIVNQCKYLCGHNIEFDINIIGAEFLRKGLPNVFEGKPSIDTKNDETTEFCAIPGGKGGKFKWPTLTELYSKLFNDSFAEAHNAAFDVQATAKAFFEIIKRGIIKIKDVTDASSVNYVSPDLSDLLANELKLKEQKTKTEEKVNQNDSSAADLKNISFTHLHNHSQFSVLQSTSDVADLVKKAAEYNMPAIALTDHGNMYGAFTFWQSVDKQNKGIKAHNEAIDKGEKQGEKKKEIKCIIGCELYVTKNHTDKSKQDNGFAIPFLAKNKLGYENLSKLSSIGFVHGFYYVPRIDKDVLVQHKEGLIVTTGGLMGEVPSLILNVGESQAEEAFLWYKEQFGDDFYVELNRHNLPDENHVNDVLLQFAKKHNVKCIAANNNYYIDKKGSEAHDILLCVKDGELKETPVGRGRGFRFGMPNNEFYFKSPKEMADLFSDLPEALTNTQEVVDKIESFKLGRDVLLPKFPLPKEFEDPRDLDPNDEGKGKRGENAYLKHLTYEGAKKRYPDLTPEIKDRLDFELSVMERMGFPGYFLIVSDFTTKAREMGVSVGPGRGSAAGSAVAYCLGITNVDPIKYDLLFERFLNPDRISMPDIDIDFDDEGRDKVIDYVIDKYGFNQVAQIITYGTMGGKSAIRDTARVLNLPLPDADKLAKSFPDSLEAELKALLKPGGIDEKYLEKVKDRREVVEQSINFRKLSEENTPEAKVLQQAYELEGSLRNTGIHACGVIITPDELTKYVPVTKAKDSDMLVTQFDNSVAESAGLLKMDFLGLRTLTIIKDALALIKKGKGIDIDIDAIPLDDLKTLELFQRGETNGIFQFESAGMQKYLKDLKPDSINDLIAMNALYRPGPLAYIPNYVNRKHGREPITYDLEGMDEFLKETYGITVYQEQVMRLSQKLANFTKGDADTLRKAMGKKQKDVLDKMKSKYLDGCKANGHDTTVAEKVWKDWEAFASYAFNKSHSTCYAYLAFQTAYLKAHYPSEFMASVLNHSGAIEKITFFMEECKRMGIKVLGPDVNEGFGKFSVNPNGDVRFGMASIKGVGENVINTLVTEREANGKFTSVFDLAKRLDSKAINKKSIEGLALAGAMDSFEGVHRAMFFVPEGGDGTTLTDRMIKYGNQMNNGTDTSQASLFGGEDEIEITEPQLPKVEPWNSLEQLAREKEVVGFFISGHPLDPYKLEIEHLCKANCAQLKAGLEPFKNKEVTIAGIVVNTETRTSKTGNQFGKIVIEDYHGAFDIMLFGKDFVEYSKFMVPQLFIFVKARVQERYNQPGSLELKVQKIELLDEIKQKAFSHLKLKIDVNNLTDELISSLENLFRQFEGKSNVEFYVEDPNENISIKLHSKGYKVAISNDLMFELERMGNVACELN
- a CDS encoding tetratricopeptide repeat protein, with translation MRQKRNSIFLFLTVLISFAFILSCTQKSEQNTVNSDQQLSLNKEFLNLLHDTTRVNPLVDSLRSFILNSETEKQMELISELAETWRPHTYSIASELLSQSKKLNKLHHQASANAKFGIYYARKYNFDSAHYFLNETEKIANEINSDALRAEAQSWRAEILRMNGLNDSVIIGQDMAIIMAKKANDKKRLAFCNISKGEAFRFTGQSDKAIECYENAIAYAQEINDVTKITICYNSLGEVYRIQSNFPEALNYYNKALALAKQMGNKNQIAFCLSCMGDIFSAQKEISKALKYYNDSYEIAVELGAKVQQCNILSSMSLAYDQQKDYTKALEYIEKSNKLAEEIGYVDKLAFGYVAKGNILVSKGKYNEAITSTKMAIEITEETGNTSLLTKCYNQLAQIHILLKEYNQAKELSQKCIKIAYENGIIEDIKNSASVLSEVFREQGNHKEAFEMLKTFIKMRDSVNNEENVKRMAAIEYQAKEDGLKAEQKAKELSFKAEQEKKETELKRQKTIRYAFTIGFILVLLLVGVVYRSLQQNKKQNKIIVAQKQEVEHQKELVEEKNKEITDSITYAKRLQDAIMPPLRMVKQHFPESFILYKPKDIIAGDFYWMEAIDNNVFFAAADSTGHGVPGALVSVVCSNALNRALKEFKLNEPGKILDKTRELVLETFEKSEGEVKDGMDISLICVNHTTKKISWSGANNPLWFINKNGLQEIKATKQPIGETENPMPFTTHQLDYEEGTIFYLITDGFADQFGGPKGKKFKYKQLQEQFLLNKDKNLNEQQVILDTSFESWRGELEQVDDVTLIGFKI